AGTTCATTCAGTCGGCGGATCTAGATGGGGAATGGTTGATGCTGGGGTCAGCGTTGTGGCCGGATTCAGCGGTGCAGCGTACGGCGAGCAAGTCAGGGTGGATGCCGGAGGTGTTGTGGTGTCTGATTTGAATGAGAGCGAGGAGGATAACGCTGATGCATTTGAGCAAGGAGCGCAAGTGGATGGGATCCACGCCATGGATTCTGTGATTGCAGACCAAGCGGAGAGTGAAGATGCTGCTTCTGTACATTCTACAGGGAAGATTGATCCACAAGCCCCAGGATGGACAAGAAGGTATTCAGGCACTTTTTCTTGCTATTTTTTATTCTTGTTGCGATCTACATACTCTGATATTTTTTTCTTTGGCTTAGCATGTTTTGTTACAAGTGGGTAATGTACGGTACATCTacatgatcttgtcttgaaaaTAGATAAATGTTTTCCATTGCATAGTTTAGTATAACTTGGGGGGTTGGCTGTTAGATGTATAAATGTATTTGATTTATTGCTAAAATTGTATAGGATAGCAGCAGTGCAGAACATGATCTCACTGAAATTTATCAGTGCATGACCACTTTTTTTTTTGATTTTGGTCAGGGTTAGGGTTGGGAAACAACCACCTGACCGCGCACCATGCCTGGACAGGGGATGTGCACTAGAGCAGACTATCAGAGGAAATGCTGACAAGCTAGGACCAAACGTGATTGAGCCTGAGATGCTGATCCTAAACCTCTGAAATGTTCGCACATTTTTCGCAGGCAAAACAACCTATTGCGGTACTCCTTCGTGAACAAAATGCCAGAGCAATCTGCCATGTTACTACTGCGCGCCATAACATTCAGACTGACATGGTGAACTTCACAGACAAGCTCATGGCAACACTTGCATCCAACTGTACTTGTTGTGCTGCTAGGGGTTTCTCAGATTGCCCTTTACGAATGTGTAATGCCAATCCAGCATCCAAGGCCACCACGGCACCAGAAGAGGCTGCCTGCCCGCCCAGTGCTAACCTACCGACCATTTACCGAACCCCCGTCTCCACCAAAATCCATGGTGTCAGGCTTGAACTCTCTGAAAGTGAAGGTAACTTTTTCCCTCTTTCGCCATTTAAGCCTCACGCACGTTGTTTTCCTCATATTTTGTTGTTCACTCAGCACATATCTGGTGTGCAGGCGAAAGTTTTCTCAAAGACTGAAAAATGCTAAACGGCTGAGGCATCAGGCTCAAGTTCCTTTAAACAACATCCAAGATTGCCAAAACACCTAGCACCGAATCTGTTACTGAATTTGGAACAACCGAAGCCATTTGTTCTGCTGTCCAGCATTATGCCCGCTGCATATCAGTCTCTGTTAAGGATATATATGCAGACTGCCAGATCGACGAACCATCACTGGTCCTTTTTGGTGTCAGCCATGTCAGCATACCTAAAAGGAAGTATATATCGGCAAGGAGTTACGCTACCAACCCATGGTTTGCAGGTCGCCCAGTCGTTCCAGCTCCTACTTCCACTGCCGAACTTCTCGAATCTCACTTCGCATCATTGTCTGTGAAACACCTTTCAAGGTATTCATGTATTATCATCAACCATGATCTCCCCTTTCTTTTTTTTCAAACTTTGCATCATTCTAACAAATAACATGGTCTATGCAGGAATTGGATACTGCATAATGACCCTAGGTTCATTCGAGTTACAGGGGAAGAGATAAAAGATCAGCTCCTTGGCGATGCCATGGTCGACCACGAACTTGGATGTATCATTTTGGTCGACCACGAACTTGGATGTATCATTTTGCAGCGCCAGAAGCAGCTTGATCATGAATCAAATCCTGATGTACAATATCTTAACCACCGACACATCCTAGAGGTTGATTTCTCGGTAAGATAATCTTCTACATGGTTATAGCCCGACCAGACTTTCTGCATCATTCTAAATTATATAACCTTTTATGTTTATCCCAGCTACCCAATGTTTACCTGTCTACAATTTTTATTACAGACAGTTGCTCTATGTGGCACAAGTATTTCCGACTTCCTAGAGGTCCAGAACCAATTCATTGGCCCAAGTGTCTACCATGCCATAGAGGCCTGCCAGCTGGTAATTTTTGTTTGGCCTCTTTAAAAAAAATGCTTGACCTCTTATCGAACTTGCATTTCTAGTTCTATTGAAACAAACACCTGAGACAAATATCGTCATGACCTCGCTACCATGCAGTTCTACGTACCAGCTATACTACGCGACGGATGGGCTGTCTACATTTGGGATATGCTTACAAGGGCAATCCAAGTTTTTGATCCTTCAGTCGGTCCCAAAGGATGCAGCCAGGATCAGCAGGCTCGACACGAGCTTATTGCGTCGTGCTTACATAATGCATTGTTCGGGTGCCTGCATGCTGGGTGGCCAACACGAAAGGATAACTGGTCTACCATTTCCCCTGTTTTATGGATACCACAATTACCAGGTTTCCCCTTTGCGTTCCACCTAGAATTAAGTTCGTTTCCACATCAATAAGAACTGCCTAGCACACCACTAATCCAAACTTTTTCCTGGCACAGGGAGGAAACTGGTAATTGCGTCATGCACATCATTAGGTACCACGATGGAGAGAGTATACCGATCACCAAGGTATTTGATAAGAAATCCTAAACTACACTGTTCTGTACCGAGCTTCTCTTTTGCCATATAGCGATTAGCTCACAAAGGCAAAATCTCATTTTGATCACAGAACAACCTTGTGAAAACTAAAAGTACATTCTGCAAGAAGTTATGAAGCTCCAGGGGAACAGTTCATCATTGCCAGCCGATGCACTATGGTCAGTTCATGCCCCTACCGATGGTTATGAAGCTCCAGGGGAACATTTCATGCGACCCATTTAGCGTGCCCACTACGGACATTCAATGAATATTCATTTTGTCAATCCATGTTGTATCGCTATACATGACTAAGTGTGTATCGTACATTTCCTCCAAAACCATCTACCTAAATGGACAACCTATTATATTTTTCATGCGTTATCATCCTAGACCTCCCTCTTATCACTTTTTTTTTTTTTAAATCTATCACTTTTTTTTGGTAATTCATCATTCATCCACCAGGCGAAATCTGTTGTTCACACACGTTAAGAATGAACTTTGATCTTAGCCATCAGGTTGGTCACGCCGAGCATGATGTTGACCCTTATGAGATCTTGGACAAATCGGGATCCTAACGAGACCTCCGATGGGGAGGCAGGATGCTGGTGTAGCGGGGGCATGATTCTCGTCTGTGACCTCCGCATCCTGGTTGGCCAGCAGGTACATCTCGTATCCCTCCTGCCATTCGTAGAACTGGCATCTCCCGGCCTTGAAGATAAATTACAGAAAGAGAGAAGGAAAGTGAGAAAATCGCGATGTGAAAAAGATCAGTCAGAAAGGCTTGAGGGGCGGTCTGGGAAGAAAGTACTAACATCTTTTAAGCAGCACTTGTAATATCGATGTCTAGGCTTAGACCCACACGGGCCACACACTGCGGTGATGATTTTTTGCTTTGCAAAATGGACATGGGATTAGTGGAAGGGGCGGTGGTTTCTGCCGGCGCCTGGAGGCAGAGGAAGAGGACTCCATTGGAGCAGGGGTGAGAGATGGGAGAGAGCTTGCAAAGGAAGGAGGAGATGGAGGGGGGAGGTAGGAGGAAGAGTGAGGTGGGGCTGCACGGGAGAAATATCTAGAGGAGCGGCCTGGCAGCCAACGCCGTTGGAACAGTTCCTTCCATGGTTTGGAACAGATCCGTCGAGGGGCATCTGTACCCGAAGCGGCGTTCGCCTGCCGTTCCTCTGCCGTGGAACTGTCAAGTGGGCCATCCGGTGTACTTTTTATTCAAAATACCTGACTGAATACTGTGCTATGTCTGAATCTCGAAGCAGGCCAGCGGTCTAGATTACAGAAGCATTTGGACCCGAGAGCCAAAGTGGATTTCCGCATTTAGCGTGCCGTTCCTCTGCCGTTGAACTGTCAAGTGGGCCATCCGGTGTACTTTTTATTCAAAATACCTGACTAAATACTGTGCTATGTCCGAATCTTGAAGCAGGCCAGCAGTCCAGATTATAGGAGCATCTGGACCCGAGAGCCAAAGTGGATTTTCACATTTAGCGTGCTGTTGTTTGCTAGTACTACCCTTTATGTGTAAATCGAAGTTTGGTCAGTTGATTCTCCAAATCACGGTGCTTTGTCTATGTGGTTAGGGTTTAGAGGGGTTTTCTGTCCACGTGTCTCCAATTGGCATGTGCTGAGTTCCATTTCTTAACTGTCTAATCGCAACATAATTGTTGCACGCTTGGTGACACATGGTATTTCAGCAAAATTACATGTTGCTGTCGGTGCTATGTCACTGATTACGTATAACTAGTTAAATGCTGACGTAAACAAAAAAAAACTAGCTAGCTAGATGCCACGCGCCTATCAAACAGTTGTTTCAATTAAAAAATGTGTGTCAGCCAATATGTAATATGGTTTCTATTTATGTAACGACAAACGACTTTCTCTTCCGAATCCTCCTTTGCAATCAGCATCTATATCATGTTCTTGCAAGAAGATTAGTCTCTTTCTGTAAAATCATTGCTCATTCAAATGTCTGCCGTCTCACCTGAACATAACAAATCTATGAAATAGTTCTCAACGTACTGTGAGAGATGATGGAGTAGTGTATGTCTGATTtacaaagaaaaaagaaaagctTCCCATCTAACACGTGTAATGAAAATATTTGTCTCCTTCTTCTTCAATAACAACAAATGTAGCACTGTAATTTGTGACCGCACGAAGCATAAAGGAAACCAATTGTGGTATATAACTGAGAAAATCAAACTAAAACAAAGACATGAATAACTTCTCCCATTTTATTGTGCTAGTCATTATGGACGACGTAGGTTATGTGGTACTGTACTACGAACATATGCTTATTATGCCAAATTTGTACTAAATACCTACAACTATATAATGTTTAAGCAAGAGTTTATCAAGTCAAATGAAATTCATTTGAAACAGTGGTAAAAAGATTCAGAATATTAGGCATAGCTTGTTAATGAAAGAATAATAGACATAGTATAGGCCCCACTTCCCGAAATCAGGATAATAAACACATTACAAGAGCCTtaaaataatacagaatttctctTGCAACCTCTTCTCTGCTTCATGTACTGCCCTCAgcaaaaaaaaaaatcatcaattttcAGTTACGGATGGAGAGATAATGAGACATTTCAGTATAAATAAAAAactcaaatctggtcaaactataaATGGCATCTTGTCAGAAGTATCAAAACAATATGTAGATGCCTAAAATCTTGGTTCCCTATAGGCACTCACAGTGTAATGTCTTTTTTTGCGTAATCACTCACAGTGTAATGTTAAAAGCATATTACATCATTGATCCTAGTCATCCCATGAGTGTTCAGAAGGTTAAGCTATAAATGACATCAAAGTATGAtgagtttttttttgaaaaggaggatgtaccctcggcctctgcatctggTCGATGCATGCagtcattttattaattatttacAAAGCCCTTACAAGGTAATATATCAGTAAGTCTGAagccaccatcttggcaacacttgtcgctactcctatccctgtgatgaaggggtgccgaatgtccgagcctaataccaaacagacatcgcaccaaCACCTAACATCTAATGCCGGATGACGATGAAGACGTCGCTATTATCTGATCCAGGAGGCCCCTCAACGCCTCCAAAGAGGGCTACGACGCCCACGGGCGCCGCCGTTAATGGTAGCCTCCTCTAGATCCGAGGTTTCCACCGGAAACAATGGAGCGAGGGACGCCCCCGGCCGCCATCGCCTTCAACGAGGAAAACGACacctgatgaggacatagacctagggtagggcgataggcctgacctatacgtcctacctaaggtccttgtcctagaagcaaagaagttcaagagcaaatagagagggctcaacaaaggtgtcgagtgcaatccactcgacctaccattcactcggagatctctccttatttaggtcactcgaccactcaaccactcgacgtgcagaagacctaaagccactctgcgcagcaacggtcggacgtttactcatagacttaatgatcatttatatcactttattattgacgttacctgtaacgctctcactttatgtacattgaatcatgtgtaacggaggggagctggggtcctggcacactctatataagccaccccctcctctgagacgagggttcgcaccccctgtaacacacacacgcatataatccagtcgaccgtcTCCGGGCTctgagacgtagggctgttacttcctctgagaagggcctgaactcgaaAAACTCttgcgtacaacttctccatagctaagatcttgcctctacatccctaccccccattgtactgtcagacttagaaccacgacagttggcgcccactgtggggcaggtgtcttagcgacttgttggagaagttgcgatttttccgatccccatcagcatggtttcaggcggaggattggccgagggccgcgagatccatttcggcgcgctcgtgttcatcgccgacgactccgcttggctccaagaagctccactcgacgtcgaggcgctccccgtccgcggggcaacgcactttcgcgcgtgcgtccgcggcgtcctcctgcggcagccgtcgactcagtatcggtcggctccggtggcgtcCTCACTCCCTGCTGCCCGCCGCCACAAGTGTTCCGGTTggtcgaggctccagcggtggTGAGGCACGTGGTGGCTCGCCAATCAGCcaccccccaagtcgcggcaatcgagcccgacgaaaccctctacggcctgttcgactggctccgttgagactgcgtccgagtgcgacagcagtgaccccgcggcggaagtcctgatggttaacggaccgcgcagtcctcctggcttcccccgcgaggATGGTGGCAAcggcggaggcgatccgtcgcgtgcccacgaggagtaccgccccgagcccctct
This sequence is a window from Aegilops tauschii subsp. strangulata cultivar AL8/78 chromosome 7, Aet v6.0, whole genome shotgun sequence. Protein-coding genes within it:
- the LOC109784473 gene encoding uncharacterized protein isoform X1 yields the protein MVDHELGCIILVDHELGCIILQRQKQLDHESNPDVQYLNHRHILEVDFSTVALCGTSISDFLEVQNQFIGPSVYHAIEACQLFYVPAILRDGWAVYIWDMLTRAIQVFDPSVGPKGCSQDQQARHELIASCLHNALFGCLHAGWPTRKDNWSTISPVLWIPQLPGRKLVIASCTSLGTTMERVYRSPRTTL
- the LOC109784473 gene encoding uncharacterized protein isoform X3, encoding MDQRTLALKMAADFPVAPVDRLHIFADEACSAAILMEMVQAVGPAEVHSVGGSRWGMVDAGVSVVAGFSGAAYGEQVRVDAGGVVVSDLNESEEDNADAFEQGAQVDGIHAMDSVIADQAESEDAASVHSTGKIDPQAPGWTRRQNNLLRYSFVNKMPEQSAMLLLRAITFRLTW
- the LOC109784473 gene encoding uncharacterized protein isoform X2, which translates into the protein MDQRTLALKMAADFPVAPVDRLHIFADEACSAAILMEMVQAVGPAEVHSVGGSRWGMVDAGVSVVAGFSGAAYGEQVRVDAGGVVVSDLNESEEDNADAFEQGAQVDGIHAMDSVIADQAESEDAASVHSTGKIDPQAPGWTRRVRVGKQPPDRAPCLDRGCALEQTIRGNADKLGPNVIEPEMLILNL